From a region of the Miscanthus floridulus cultivar M001 unplaced genomic scaffold, ASM1932011v1 fs_520_2_3, whole genome shotgun sequence genome:
- the LOC136532076 gene encoding secreted RxLR effector protein 161-like — MAITEKMSAYEGTALSAEDATRFRSIVGALQYLTLTRPDIAFAVNKVCQFLHKPTTIHWKAVKRILRYIRFTVELGLRIIRSSSSLVSGFSDADWAGCVDDRRSTGGFAIFLGGNLVSWSARKQATVSRSSTEAEYKAMANATAKIIWIQSLLRELGIKSSPAAVLWCDNLGATYLSANPVFHARTKHIEIDYHFVRERVAQKQLQIRLIGTGDQIADGLTKPLNSCKLEELKYNLNLGMAG, encoded by the coding sequence ATGGCCATCACCGAGAAGATGTCTGCATATGAGGGAACAGCGCTGAGTGCTGAAGATGCAACACGGTTCAGAAGTATTGTTGGAGCTCTGCAATACTTAACCCTCACAAGACCGGACATTGCTTTTGCTGTCAACAAAGTATGCCAATTTCTTCACAAGCCAACCACCATACATTGGAAAGCTGTGAAGCGAATATTGAGATACATAAGATTCACAGTCGAGTTAGGACTCAGGATCATCAGATCTAGCTCATCACTTGTCAGTGGCTTCTCTGATGCAGACTGGGCAGGATGTGTTGATGATAGACGCTCCACTGGAGGCTTTGCTATATTCCTTGGAGGAAATCTTGTCTCTTGGAGTGCACGTAAGCAGGCTACAGTCTCCCGGTCTAGTACAGAAGCCGAGTATAAAGCGATGGCGAATGCCACAGCTAAGATAATATGGATCCAGTCTCTTCTTCGAGAGCTTGGTATTAAAAGTTCCCCGGCTGCTGTACTATGGTGTGACAATTTAGGGGCTACTTATTTGTCAGCAAATCCGGTCTTCCATGCTAGAACTAAGCATATAGAGATTGACTATCACTTTGTTCGAGAGAGAGTTGCACAGAAACAACTTCAGATCCGACTTATTGGTACTGGTGATCAAATAGCGGATGGTTTAACCAAACCGCTAAACTCGTGCAAGCTAGAAGAATTGAAGTACAATCTGAACCTTGGAATGGCAGGTTGA
- the LOC136532077 gene encoding MDIS1-interacting receptor like kinase 2-like, producing MAMIELIILVLLRSCLLFRHVDAAGQHGGVHLGSQTAALLQWKSTLRHSPPALDSWQQGTSPCSSNWTGVACAAVQRGRRAPLAVTEISLPNAGLDGYLGELNFSALPFLTYIDLTYNRLHGEIPLSITSLPALSYLDLGANWLNGSIPSEFGNMPRLNQLGFAFNNLTGRIPASLGNLTTLVCLSTGKNLLTGPIPEELGNLASLELLELSKNALSGQIPKILGNLTKLNILHLGFNNLSGPIPHEICLPSNLSYLDLHTNLLSGSIPPCLGNLTTLNFLHLGNNTFIGSIPAEIGALVHLHTLSLSQNKISGSIPATFTNLTSIRDLHLFSNKLSGPLLPEFTNLTYLIDINLANNSLSGELPSNVCQGRNLQWFNVSNNMFTGPIPRSLETCRSLEILDLSSNKMTGDISSFGPYPRLVIANLGRNNFSGYLSKTWASNINLTIFAMEENMITGSLPPVLSNLEKLEVLTVHANNLTGSIPKELSNLANLHLLKLSQNKISGNIPPEFGRMKNLQYLDISANKLSGSVPQELGSCTKLIYLRINDNNLTGHLPTTIGSLGELQLLLDVSNNKLTGKLPPELGNLVMLEVLNLSHNQFSGSIPSSIGSMASLSTLDVSYNDLEGFLPAGGLFQNAWAKWFLHNKGLCGNISGLPECSSTPIKEYHKARIHHLVLVAFIPVCIVIILSIFVLVMILRKRKRPQITAVTDTRDVLSVWNFDGKLVFEDITRVTENFSDRYIIGLGGFGTVYKAQLQGGRLVAVKRLHPTEEGISDEKRFFSEIEVLTKIRHRSIVKLYGFCSHPRYKFLVYDYIERGNLHIILETEDLAKELDWQKRVAIARDVAQAIYYLHHECNPPIIHRDITSNNILLDAAFKAYVSDFGIARMLKPDSSNWSELAGTYGYIAPELAYTSVVTTKCDVYSFGVVVLEIVMGRCPRELQSIASMEQHHELAIEDMLDQRLPSPTTVEKKEISLLVEIAFACLQTSPQFRPEMQDVYKKLALHKPPSVSPSHAHTRE from the exons ATGGCGATGATAGAGCTAATAATACTCGTGTTGCTCCGTTCGTGCCTTCTGTTCCGGCACGTGGACGCAGCAGGGCAGCATGGAGGCGTGCATCTGGGGTCCCAGACAGCCGCCCTCCTCCAGTGGAAGTCCACCCTGCGGCACTCGCCGCCGGCGCTGGACTCGTGGCAGCAGGGGACCAGCCCGTGCAGCAGCAACTGGACGGGCGTGGCGTGCGCCGCCGTGCAGCGTGGCCGCCGTGCGCCCCTTGCGGTGACCGAGATCTCTCTGCCAAACGCCGGCCTCGACGGCTACCTCGGTGAGCTCAACTTCTCGGCGCTCCCGTTCCTCACATACATTGACCTCACCTACAATAGGCTCCATGGAGAGATCCCGCTGTCCATCACCTCCCTACCTGCACTCTCCTACCTCGATCTCGGTGCCAACTGGCTGAATGGAAGCATACCATCTGAGTTCGGCAACATGCCACGCCTTAACCAGCTAGGATTCGCCTTCAACAACCTCACAGGCCGTATCCCTGCATCCCTTGGGAACCTAACGACACTAGTTTGTCTCTCCACCGGAAAAAACCTGCTCACCGGGCCAATCCCCGAGGAGCTTGGGAACCTCGCCAGTCTAGAACTTTTGGAACTAAGCAAAAATGCTCTAAGCGGTCAAATACCTAAAATCCTTGGCAACTTGACCAAACTAAACATCCTCCACCTTGGTTTTAACAATCTTTCAGGGCCCATTCCACACGagatttgtttgccttccaatCTAAGCTACCTAGATTTGCATACTAACCTGCTAAGCGGCTCTATTCCTCCATGCTTGGGGAACCTTACTACGCTAAACTTCCTTCACCTCGGTAACAACACATTCATCGGATCCATCCCCGCAGAGATTGGCGCTTTGGTGCATCTCCACACCTTGTCTTTATCCCAAAACAAGATTTCAGGCTCCATCCCGGCAACTTTCACGAACCTCACAAGCATAAGAGACCTACATCTTTTCTCAAACAAGCTGTCAGGTCCTTTGCTACCAGAGTTCACTAATTTGACATACTTAATAGATATCAATTTGGCAAACAACTCTCTGTCAGGGGAACTGCCCTCCAATGTATGCCAAGGAAGGAATCTTCAGTGGTTCAATGTAAGCAACAACATGTTCACTGGCCCGATTCCTAGAAGCCTTGAAACATGTAGGAGCCTAGAGATTCTTGACCTTAGTTCCAACAAAATGACAGGAGATATATCATCGTTTGGGCCATACCCACGACTTGTCATAGCAAACTTGGGCAGAAACAACTTTTCTGGGTATTTGTCCAAAACTTGGGCTTCAAACATCAATTTGACCATTTTTGCTATGGAAGAAAACATGATAACCGGAAGCTTGCCTCCTGTGCTTTCAAACCTTGAAAAATTGGAGGTACTTACCGTACATGCCAACAACCTAACTGGCAGTATACCAAAAGAATTAAGCAATCTTGCCAACCTGCACTTGCTCAAGTTATCGCAAAACAAAATTTCAGGTAATATACCACCTGAATTTGGTCGGATGAAAAATTTGCAATATCTCGATATATCTGCAAATAAGTTGAGTGGATCAGTACCACAAGAGCTCGGGAGCTGTACTAAGCTAATATACTTAAGAATAAATGACAACAACTTGACGGGACATCTGCCAACTACTATTGGTAGTCTAggagagctacaattgttgttggATGTAAGCAACAACAAACTCACAGGCAAGCTACCTCCGGAACTTGGGAACTTGGTGATGTTGGAGGTCCTAAACCTTTCCCATAATCAATTCAGTGGAAGCATTCCTTCCTCGATTGGTAGCATGGCTAGTCTGTCAACACTTGATGTGTCATACAATGACTTGGAAGGTTTTCTTCCAGCAGGAGGACTGTTCCAAAATGCTTGGGCAAAATGGTTCCTCCACAACAAAGGCCTCTGTGGTAATATCTCAGGCCTGCCGGAATGCTCTTCAACTCCAATAAAGGAATATCACAAAGCTAGAATTCACCACTTGGTCCTAGTTGCTTTTATTCCAGTGTGCATAGTTATTATTCTCTCAATTTTTGTCTTAGTTATGATCCTTCGCAAAAGGAAAAGACCACAAATTACAGCAGTTACAGATACAAGAGATGTTCTCTCGGTGTGGAATTTTGATGGGAAACTAGTCTTTGAGGACATCACTAGGGTAACAGAAAATTTCAGTGATAGATACATCATTGGATTAGGGGGGTTTGGCACTGTCTACAAGGCACAGCTTCAAGGAGGGAGATTAGTTGCGGTGAAAAGGCTTCACCCAACTGAAGAAGGGATTAGTGATGAGAAGAGATTCTTTAGTGAAATTGAAGTGCTGACAAAGATACGGCATAGAAGCATCGTCAAGTTGTATGGATTTTGCTCCCATCCAAGGTACAAATTTTTAGTGTACGATTACATTGAGAGAGGAAACCTTCACATTATCTTGGAAACTGAGGATCTTGCAAAGGAGTTGGACTGGCAGAAGCGAGTTGCCATTGCAAGAGATGTGGCTCAAGCTATCTACTACTTGCACCATGAATGCAACCCACCGATAATCCATCGTGATATAACAAGCAACAACATCTTGCTGGATGCAGCTTTCAAGGCTTATGTTTCAGATTTTGGAATAGCAAGGATGCTCAAACCTGATTCATCCAACTGGAGCGAACTAGCTGGAACATATGGATATATAGCACCTG AGCTTGCTTACACATCAGTGGTGACAACAAAATGTGATGTCTATAGTTTTGGTGTCGTTGTGCTGGAGATTGTAATGGGGAGATGCCCCAGAGAGCTACAGTCCATTGCTTCCATGGAACAACATCATGAACTTGCAATAGAGGATATGTTGGACCAACGGTTGCCATCACCAACAACGGTGGAGAAGAAAGAAATCTCTTTGCTCGTCGAAATTGCATTTGCTTGCCTGCAAACTTCTCCTCAGTTCAGGCCAGAAATGCAGGATGTCTATAAAAAATTGGCTCTCCACAAACCACCTTCTGTCTCACCTTCTCATGCACATACACGTGAATAA